A window of the Aeromicrobium phoceense genome harbors these coding sequences:
- the rplA gene encoding 50S ribosomal protein L1, translating to MTQHSKAYRAVAEKIDRDALYTPLQATTLAKESGSKKYDSTVDAVVRLGVDPRKADQMVRGTVNLPHGTGKTARVLVFATGANADAAREAGADFVGADELVDKINGGWLDFDAVVATPDMMGKVGRLGRVLGPRNLMPNPKTGTVTTDVAKAVGDIKGGKIEFRVDRHANVHFVVGKASFTAEQLAENYGTAIEEILRLKPASSKGRYIKRATISTTNGPGIPVDPTRARNFASDDEA from the coding sequence ATGACACAGCACAGCAAGGCGTACCGCGCCGTCGCCGAGAAGATCGACCGCGACGCCCTGTACACGCCCCTGCAGGCCACCACCCTGGCCAAGGAGTCCGGCTCCAAGAAGTACGACTCGACCGTCGACGCCGTCGTGCGTCTCGGCGTCGATCCCCGTAAGGCCGACCAGATGGTGCGCGGCACCGTCAACCTGCCGCACGGGACCGGCAAGACCGCCCGGGTCCTGGTCTTCGCCACCGGCGCCAACGCCGATGCCGCTCGTGAGGCCGGCGCCGACTTCGTCGGTGCCGACGAGCTCGTCGACAAGATCAACGGCGGCTGGCTCGACTTCGACGCCGTCGTCGCCACGCCCGACATGATGGGCAAGGTCGGCCGCCTGGGCCGCGTCCTCGGTCCGCGCAACCTGATGCCGAACCCGAAGACCGGCACCGTCACCACCGACGTCGCCAAGGCCGTCGGCGACATCAAGGGCGGCAAGATCGAGTTCCGCGTCGATCGTCACGCCAACGTGCACTTCGTGGTGGGCAAGGCGTCGTTCACCGCCGAGCAGCTCGCCGAGAACTACGGCACGGCGATCGAGGAGATCCTGCGTCTCAAGCCGGCCAGCTCGAAGGGCCGCTACATCAAGCGGGCCACCATCTCCACCACGAACGGCCCCGGCATCCCGGTCGACCCGACGCGCGCGCGCAACTTCGCGTCCGACGACGAGGCCTGA
- a CDS encoding YidH family protein encodes MTDRRPRWVYEAGDEPDPRFSLANERTFLAWVRTSIGIMAGAVALYSLELPGPDGPRTVVLVLLLTLAAGCAVMSWLRWAKVERAMRRREPLPAFTSAPVVALALVLMAIVLAFVVVV; translated from the coding sequence ATGACCGATCGACGCCCCCGCTGGGTCTACGAGGCCGGCGACGAGCCCGACCCGCGCTTCAGCCTGGCCAACGAGCGGACGTTCCTGGCCTGGGTCCGGACGTCGATCGGGATCATGGCCGGTGCCGTCGCGCTGTACAGCCTCGAGCTGCCCGGGCCCGACGGCCCCCGCACCGTCGTGCTCGTGCTCCTGCTCACCCTTGCCGCCGGGTGCGCGGTGATGTCGTGGCTGCGCTGGGCGAAGGTCGAGCGCGCCATGCGCCGACGCGAGCCCTTGCCGGCCTTCACGTCCGCGCCGGTGGTCGCGCTCGCGCTCGTTCTCATGGCCATCGTCCTGGCCTTCGTGGTCGTCGTCTGA
- the rplJ gene encoding 50S ribosomal protein L10, translating to MARPDKAAAVADLAESFRESNGAVLTEYRGLNVKQLQDLRRALGDAASYAVAKNTLTKIAAKDAGIELDESLLTGPTAIAFITGDAVEAAKGLRDFAKANPSLVVKGGFLDGKQLDAEEITKLADLESREVLLAKLAGGLKANLAKAAGLFNAPLSQAARTFAALQAKAEADPSVLAAGAPAAETAEQAPADEAPAAESATENVETDVTEG from the coding sequence ATGGCACGCCCGGACAAGGCAGCAGCCGTCGCCGATCTCGCGGAGAGCTTCCGCGAGTCCAACGGCGCGGTGCTCACCGAGTACCGCGGCCTCAACGTCAAGCAGCTGCAGGATCTGCGGCGCGCGCTTGGCGATGCCGCGAGCTATGCCGTCGCCAAGAACACGCTGACCAAGATCGCCGCCAAGGACGCCGGAATCGAGCTCGACGAGTCGTTGCTCACCGGCCCCACCGCGATCGCCTTCATCACGGGCGACGCGGTCGAAGCGGCAAAGGGTCTGCGCGACTTCGCGAAGGCTAACCCCTCTCTCGTCGTCAAGGGCGGCTTCCTCGATGGGAAGCAGCTCGACGCCGAGGAGATCACGAAGCTGGCCGACCTCGAGTCGCGCGAGGTCCTCCTCGCCAAGCTCGCGGGTGGCTTGAAGGCCAACCTGGCCAAGGCCGCGGGGCTGTTCAACGCTCCGCTGTCGCAGGCAGCCCGCACCTTCGCGGCGCTGCAGGCGAAGGCCGAAGCCGATCCGTCGGTCCTGGCTGCGGGAGCTCCCGCCGCCGAGACCGCCGAGCAGGCACCCGCCGACGAGGCCCCCGCGGCCGAGTCGGCCACCGAGAACGTCGAGACCGACGTCACCGAGGGCTGA
- the rplL gene encoding 50S ribosomal protein L7/L12 yields the protein MAKLSTDELLDAFKEMTLIELSEFVKQFEDTFEVTAAAPVAVAAAGAPAAGGGDAAAAEEKDEFDVVLEAAGDKKIQVIKEVRGLTSLGLKEAKDLVESAPKAVLEGVNKDAAEKAKEALEAAGATITLK from the coding sequence ATGGCGAAGCTGAGCACCGACGAACTGTTGGACGCCTTCAAGGAGATGACGCTGATCGAGCTCTCTGAGTTCGTGAAGCAGTTCGAGGACACCTTCGAGGTCACCGCTGCTGCCCCGGTCGCCGTGGCCGCTGCGGGCGCCCCCGCCGCTGGTGGCGGCGACGCCGCCGCTGCCGAGGAGAAGGACGAGTTCGACGTCGTCCTCGAGGCTGCCGGCGACAAGAAGATCCAGGTCATCAAGGAGGTCCGTGGCCTCACGAGCCTGGGCCTCAAGGAGGCCAAGGATCTCGTCGAGAGCGCCCCCAAGGCCGTCCTGGAGGGCGTCAACAAGGACGCTGCCGAGAAGGCCAAGGAGGCCCTCGAGGCCGCCGGCGCCACGATCACCCTCAAGTGA
- a CDS encoding DNA-directed RNA polymerase subunit beta produces MAASRTAAPTNTTSRISFAKIAEPLEVPELLSLQTDSFDWLIGSDAWRERVEADLAAGRNDVSAKSGLEEIFEEISPIEDFSETMSLSFRDHRFEPAKYSVEDCKDRDVTYAAPLFVTAEFMNNETGEIKSQTVFMGEFPLMTDKGTFIINGTERVVVSQLVRSPGVYFERTPDKTSDKDIFTARVIPSRGAWLEFEIDKRDIVGVRLDRKRKQSVTMLLKALGFTEDAILEQFGQYESIRITMEKDSVRSEIVREELEKKARDAAVTTETVDAEVTRRSLIDIYRKLRPGEPPSVEAAQTLLENYYFNPKRYDTAKVGRHKINKKLGTDAAFDQQTLTLDDVVATIRYVVALHDGATELETPAGTVPVEADDIDHFGNRRMRTVGELIQNQLRTGLARMERVVRERMTTQDVEAITPQTLINIRPITAALKEFFGTSQLSQFMDQNNPLAGLTHKRRLSALGPGGLSRERAGYEVRDVHPSHYGRMCPIETPEGPNIGLIGSLASFGRINPFGFVETPYRRVIDGKVSTQIDYLTATDEDRYIVAQANSILNEDGSFAEDAVLVRQRGGEAELRPAEEVDYMDVSPRQMVSVATALIPFLEHDDANRALMGANMQRQAVPLIRNDAPLVGTGMEFRAAVDAGDVTVAKKPGVVKEVSADSVEIMEDEGTYTTYRLAKFRRSNQGTCTNQRPLVREGQRVEVGTPLADGPCTDEGEMALGTNLLVAFMPWQGHNYEDAIILSQRVVQDDLLTSIHIEEHEVDARDTKLGPEEITRDVPNVSEETLANLDERGIIRIGAEVGNGDILVGKVTPKGETELTPEERLLRAIFGEKAREVRDTSLKVPHGESGTVIGVRVFDASEGDELSPGVNQLVRVYVAQKRKISHGDKLAGRHGNKGVIAKILPVEDMPFLEDGTAVDIVLNPLGVPGRMNVGQVLENHLGWIAKAGWEVPAENKEEWAERLRKIGADTAPANTNIATPVFDGAREDEISGLLSNTRPNRDGDRMVGPDGKARLFDGRTGERFPDPISVGYMYMLKLHHLVDDKIHARSTGPYSMITQQPLGGKAQFGGQRFGEMEVWALEAYGAAYALQELLTIKSDDIVGRVKVYEAIVKGENVPEPGIPESFKVLVKEMQSLCLNVEVLSADGSAVEMKDSEEEFFRAAEELGIDLSRREPSSVDEL; encoded by the coding sequence TTGGCCGCCTCGCGTACCGCCGCACCCACGAACACCACCTCGCGCATCTCGTTCGCGAAGATCGCAGAACCGCTCGAGGTTCCTGAACTTCTCTCCCTGCAGACCGACAGCTTCGACTGGCTGATCGGCAGCGACGCCTGGCGCGAGCGCGTCGAGGCCGATCTGGCCGCCGGACGCAACGACGTCTCGGCCAAGTCCGGCCTGGAGGAGATCTTCGAGGAGATCAGCCCCATCGAGGACTTCTCCGAGACGATGAGCCTGTCCTTCCGCGACCACCGGTTCGAGCCGGCGAAGTACTCGGTCGAGGACTGCAAGGACCGCGACGTCACCTACGCCGCCCCGCTGTTCGTCACCGCCGAGTTCATGAACAACGAGACCGGCGAGATCAAGAGCCAGACCGTCTTCATGGGCGAGTTCCCGCTCATGACCGACAAGGGCACCTTCATCATCAACGGCACCGAGCGTGTCGTCGTCTCCCAGCTCGTCCGCTCGCCGGGCGTGTACTTCGAGCGCACCCCCGACAAGACGTCCGACAAGGACATCTTCACGGCGCGCGTCATCCCGTCGCGCGGTGCGTGGCTGGAGTTCGAGATCGACAAGCGCGACATCGTCGGCGTCCGTCTCGACCGCAAGCGCAAGCAGTCCGTCACCATGCTGCTCAAGGCGCTGGGCTTCACCGAGGACGCGATCCTCGAGCAGTTCGGCCAGTACGAGTCCATCCGCATCACGATGGAGAAGGACTCGGTCCGCAGCGAGATCGTGCGCGAGGAGCTCGAGAAGAAGGCTCGCGACGCCGCCGTCACCACCGAGACGGTCGACGCCGAGGTCACGCGTCGCTCGCTCATCGACATCTACCGCAAGCTGCGTCCGGGCGAGCCGCCGTCGGTCGAGGCCGCGCAGACCCTGCTCGAGAACTACTACTTCAACCCGAAGCGGTACGACACGGCCAAGGTCGGTCGCCACAAGATCAACAAGAAGCTCGGCACCGACGCCGCGTTCGACCAGCAGACGCTGACGCTCGACGACGTCGTGGCCACGATCCGCTACGTCGTGGCACTGCACGACGGCGCCACCGAGCTCGAGACCCCGGCCGGCACCGTCCCGGTCGAGGCCGACGACATCGACCACTTCGGCAACCGTCGTATGCGCACGGTCGGCGAGCTGATCCAGAACCAGCTCCGTACCGGCCTGGCCCGCATGGAGCGTGTCGTGCGCGAGCGGATGACGACCCAGGACGTCGAGGCCATCACGCCGCAGACCCTGATCAACATCCGTCCGATCACGGCCGCGCTGAAGGAGTTCTTCGGCACCAGCCAGCTGTCGCAGTTCATGGACCAGAACAACCCGCTCGCGGGCCTGACGCACAAGCGTCGTCTGTCGGCCCTCGGCCCGGGTGGTCTGTCGCGTGAGCGCGCCGGCTACGAGGTCCGCGACGTCCACCCGTCGCACTACGGCCGCATGTGCCCGATCGAGACCCCGGAAGGTCCGAACATCGGCCTGATCGGCTCGCTCGCGTCGTTCGGACGGATCAACCCGTTCGGCTTCGTCGAGACGCCGTACCGCCGCGTCATCGACGGCAAGGTCAGCACGCAGATCGACTACCTCACCGCCACGGATGAGGACCGCTACATCGTCGCCCAGGCGAACTCGATCCTCAACGAGGACGGCTCGTTCGCCGAGGACGCCGTGCTGGTGCGCCAGCGTGGCGGCGAGGCCGAGCTCCGCCCGGCCGAAGAGGTCGACTACATGGACGTCTCGCCGCGCCAGATGGTGTCGGTCGCGACCGCCCTGATCCCGTTCCTCGAGCACGACGATGCGAACCGCGCGCTCATGGGCGCCAACATGCAGCGTCAGGCCGTCCCGCTGATCCGCAACGACGCCCCGCTCGTCGGCACCGGCATGGAGTTCCGTGCCGCCGTCGACGCCGGTGACGTCACCGTCGCCAAGAAGCCCGGCGTCGTCAAGGAGGTCTCGGCGGACTCCGTCGAGATCATGGAGGACGAGGGCACGTACACCACGTACCGCTTGGCGAAGTTCCGTCGCTCGAACCAGGGCACCTGCACGAACCAGCGCCCGCTGGTCCGTGAGGGTCAGCGGGTCGAGGTCGGCACGCCGCTGGCCGACGGTCCCTGCACCGACGAGGGCGAGATGGCGCTGGGCACCAACCTGCTCGTCGCCTTCATGCCCTGGCAGGGCCACAACTACGAGGACGCGATCATCCTGTCCCAGCGCGTCGTCCAGGACGACCTGCTGACCTCGATCCACATCGAGGAGCACGAGGTCGACGCCCGCGACACGAAGCTGGGCCCGGAGGAGATCACGCGCGACGTCCCGAACGTCAGCGAGGAGACCCTCGCCAACCTCGACGAGCGCGGCATCATCCGCATCGGCGCCGAGGTCGGCAACGGCGACATCCTCGTCGGCAAGGTCACGCCCAAGGGCGAGACCGAGCTGACCCCCGAGGAGCGCCTGCTGCGCGCGATCTTCGGCGAGAAGGCGCGCGAGGTGCGCGACACCTCGCTCAAGGTCCCGCACGGCGAGTCCGGCACCGTCATCGGCGTGCGCGTCTTCGACGCGTCCGAGGGTGACGAGCTCAGCCCCGGCGTGAACCAGCTGGTGCGTGTCTACGTGGCCCAGAAGCGCAAGATCAGCCACGGTGACAAGCTCGCCGGCCGTCACGGCAACAAGGGCGTCATCGCGAAGATCCTGCCCGTCGAGGACATGCCGTTCCTCGAGGACGGCACCGCGGTCGACATCGTGCTCAACCCGCTGGGCGTGCCCGGTCGAATGAACGTCGGTCAGGTCCTGGAGAACCACCTCGGGTGGATCGCCAAGGCCGGCTGGGAAGTTCCGGCCGAGAACAAGGAGGAGTGGGCCGAGCGCCTGCGCAAGATCGGTGCCGACACGGCCCCCGCGAACACGAACATCGCCACCCCGGTGTTCGACGGTGCGCGCGAGGACGAGATCTCCGGTCTGCTCTCCAACACGCGTCCGAACCGCGACGGCGACCGCATGGTCGGCCCGGACGGCAAGGCGCGTCTGTTCGACGGTCGCACCGGCGAGCGGTTCCCCGATCCCATCAGCGTCGGCTACATGTACATGCTGAAGCTGCACCACCTGGTCGACGACAAGATCCACGCGCGCTCGACCGGCCCGTACTCGATGATCACCCAGCAGCCGCTCGGCGGTAAGGCCCAGTTCGGTGGCCAGCGCTTCGGTGAGATGGAGGTCTGGGCCCTCGAGGCCTACGGCGCCGCGTACGCGCTGCAGGAGCTGCTGACGATCAAGTCCGACGACATCGTCGGTCGCGTCAAGGTGTACGAAGCCATCGTGAAGGGCGAGAACGTCCCCGAACCGGGTATCCCCGAGTCGTTCAAGGTTCTCGTCAAGGAGATGCAGTCCCTGTGTCTCAACGTCGAAGTGCTCTCCGCCGACGGCTCCGCCGTCGAGATGAAGGACTCCGAGGAGGAGTTCTTCCGCGCTGCCGAAGAGCTCGGTATCGACCTGTCCCGCCGCGAGCCGTCGTCCGTCGACGAGCTCTGA
- a CDS encoding DNA-directed RNA polymerase subunit beta', with amino-acid sequence MLDVNFFDQLKIGLATADDIRNWSFGEVKKPETINYRTLKPERDGLFCEKIFGPTRDWECYCGKYKRVRFKGIICERCGVEVTRSKVRRERMGHIELAAPVTHIWYFKGVPSRLGYLLDLAPKDLEKVIYFAAYMITSVDDDARHRDLDSLEGKIRQEIDQIENRKNGAINARAIKLEEDVAALEAEEAKAAELRKVRDAAEREMGQLRDRHDREIARIQEVWDRFKNLKVQDLEGDELLFREMQYRFGKYFEGYMGAAAIQKRLQDFDLDAEAELLREIIATGKGQRKTRALKRLKVVSAFMGSENNPAGMVLDAVPVIPPELRPMVQLDGGRFATSDLNDLYRRVINRNNRLKRLLDLGAPEIIVNNEKRMLQEAVDSLFDNGRRGRPVTGPGNRPLKSISDMLKGKQGRFRQNLLGKRVDYSGRSVIVVGPQLKLHQCGLPKQMALELFKPFVMKRLVDLNHAQNIKSAKRMVERARPVVWDVLEEVITEHPVLLNRAPTLHRLGIQAFEPQLIEGKAIQIHPLVCSAFNADFDGDQMAVHLPLSAEAQAEARVLMLSTNNILKPSDGRPVTMPTQDMIIGLYFLTLDRDGHVGEGRAFSSPSEATMAFERGEITLQSKVKIRINGEIRDTTLGRAIFNDTLPDDYPFVNFQVGKKELGVIVNDLAERYSKVDVAVALDNLKDAGFHWATRSGVTISMDDVVSPQEKGKILEKYEGQAAKVQQQFDRGLITEDERRQELIEIWTQATAEVAGTMEEMFKASGDNPIWMMVNSGARGNMMQLRQIAAMRGLVANPKGEIIPRPIKANYREGLSVVEYFIATHGARKGLADTALRTADSGYLTRRLVDVSQDVIIREEDCGTERGLPKVIATRLDDGTLVAAENVETSAYARNAAVDIVHPESGEVLVGAGEDLGDVEIHQLIAAGVESIKVRTVLTCDAKTGTCAKCYGRSLATGKLVDIGEAVGTIAAQSIGEPGTQLTMRTFHTGGVAGDDITHGLPRVVELFEARQPKGKAPITEAAGRVTIDDSDKGRKIVVTPDDGAEPMEYPVTKRARLQVQDGDSVEVGDQLTHGTPDPQEVLRILGVRKAQEHLVDEVQEVYRSQGVAIHDKHIEIIVRQMLRRVTVIEQGDAKLIPGDLADRAIFEEENRRVVAEGGTPASGRPVLMGITKASLAVESWLSAASFQETTRVLTEAAIQGKSDSLRGLKENIIIGKLIPAGTGLERYRNIRVEPTEEARQNAYAVTGYDSFDYQFGASDAAPVALDDYDFSFDK; translated from the coding sequence GTGCTCGACGTGAACTTCTTCGATCAGCTCAAGATCGGTCTCGCGACCGCCGACGACATCCGCAACTGGTCGTTCGGCGAGGTCAAGAAGCCGGAGACGATCAACTACCGCACGCTCAAGCCCGAGCGTGACGGACTCTTCTGCGAGAAGATCTTCGGTCCCACCCGGGACTGGGAGTGCTACTGCGGCAAGTACAAGCGCGTGCGCTTCAAGGGCATCATCTGTGAGCGCTGCGGCGTCGAGGTGACCCGCTCCAAGGTGCGCCGTGAGCGGATGGGCCACATCGAGCTCGCCGCCCCGGTCACGCACATCTGGTACTTCAAGGGCGTGCCGAGCCGGCTGGGCTACCTGCTGGACCTGGCGCCGAAGGACCTGGAGAAGGTCATCTACTTCGCGGCCTACATGATCACCTCGGTCGACGACGATGCGCGTCATCGTGACCTCGACAGCCTCGAGGGCAAGATCCGCCAGGAGATCGACCAGATCGAGAACCGCAAGAACGGCGCGATCAACGCCCGGGCGATCAAGCTCGAGGAGGACGTCGCGGCGCTCGAGGCGGAGGAGGCCAAGGCGGCCGAGCTGCGCAAGGTCCGCGATGCGGCCGAGCGTGAGATGGGCCAGCTGCGCGATCGCCACGACCGTGAGATCGCGCGCATCCAGGAGGTCTGGGACCGGTTCAAGAACCTCAAGGTCCAGGACCTCGAGGGTGACGAGCTGCTGTTCCGCGAGATGCAGTACCGCTTCGGCAAGTACTTCGAGGGCTACATGGGCGCTGCGGCGATCCAGAAGCGCCTGCAGGACTTCGACCTCGACGCCGAGGCCGAGCTGCTGCGCGAGATCATCGCCACGGGCAAGGGTCAGCGCAAGACCCGTGCCCTCAAGCGCCTCAAGGTCGTCTCGGCCTTCATGGGCAGCGAGAACAACCCGGCGGGCATGGTCCTGGACGCCGTCCCGGTGATCCCGCCGGAGCTGCGCCCGATGGTCCAGCTCGACGGTGGCCGTTTCGCGACGTCCGACCTGAACGACCTGTACCGCCGCGTCATCAACCGCAACAACCGCCTCAAGCGACTGCTCGACCTCGGCGCGCCCGAGATCATCGTCAACAACGAGAAGCGGATGCTGCAGGAGGCCGTGGACTCGCTGTTCGACAACGGCCGTCGTGGCCGTCCCGTCACGGGTCCGGGCAACCGCCCGCTGAAGTCGATCTCTGACATGCTCAAGGGCAAGCAGGGTCGCTTCCGTCAGAACCTGCTCGGCAAGCGCGTCGACTACTCGGGCCGTTCGGTCATCGTCGTCGGCCCGCAGCTCAAGCTGCACCAGTGCGGTCTGCCCAAGCAGATGGCGCTCGAGCTGTTCAAGCCGTTCGTGATGAAGCGTCTGGTCGACCTGAACCACGCGCAGAACATCAAGAGCGCGAAGCGCATGGTCGAGCGTGCTCGCCCGGTCGTGTGGGACGTGCTCGAAGAGGTCATCACCGAGCACCCCGTGCTGCTGAACCGCGCGCCCACCCTGCACCGTCTGGGCATCCAGGCGTTCGAGCCGCAGCTCATCGAGGGCAAGGCCATCCAGATCCACCCGCTCGTCTGCTCGGCCTTCAACGCCGACTTCGACGGTGACCAGATGGCCGTGCACCTGCCGCTGTCGGCCGAGGCGCAGGCCGAGGCCCGCGTCCTGATGCTCTCGACGAACAACATCCTCAAGCCGTCGGACGGCCGGCCGGTCACCATGCCCACCCAGGACATGATCATCGGTCTGTACTTCCTCACGCTCGACCGTGACGGTCACGTGGGCGAGGGCCGTGCGTTCAGCTCGCCCTCCGAGGCGACGATGGCGTTCGAGCGGGGCGAGATCACGCTGCAGAGCAAGGTCAAGATCCGCATCAACGGCGAGATCCGCGACACGACGCTCGGCCGGGCGATCTTCAACGACACGCTCCCGGACGACTACCCGTTCGTGAACTTCCAGGTCGGCAAGAAGGAGCTCGGCGTCATCGTCAACGACCTCGCCGAGCGCTACAGCAAGGTCGACGTGGCCGTCGCGCTGGACAACCTGAAGGACGCCGGCTTCCACTGGGCGACCCGCTCGGGCGTCACCATCTCGATGGACGACGTGGTCAGCCCGCAGGAGAAGGGCAAGATCCTCGAGAAGTACGAGGGTCAGGCCGCCAAGGTGCAGCAGCAGTTCGACCGCGGTCTCATCACCGAGGACGAGCGTCGCCAGGAGCTCATCGAGATCTGGACCCAGGCCACGGCCGAGGTCGCGGGCACGATGGAGGAGATGTTCAAGGCCAGCGGGGACAACCCGATCTGGATGATGGTCAACTCCGGTGCTCGAGGCAACATGATGCAGCTGCGTCAGATCGCCGCCATGCGAGGCCTGGTCGCCAACCCGAAGGGCGAGATCATCCCGCGCCCGATCAAGGCGAACTACCGCGAGGGCCTGTCGGTCGTCGAGTACTTCATCGCGACCCACGGCGCTCGTAAGGGCCTGGCCGACACCGCGCTGCGTACGGCCGACTCGGGTTACCTGACCCGTCGTCTGGTCGACGTCAGCCAGGACGTCATCATCCGCGAGGAGGACTGCGGCACTGAGCGTGGTCTGCCCAAGGTGATCGCGACGCGCCTCGACGACGGCACCCTCGTGGCCGCCGAGAACGTCGAGACCTCGGCCTACGCCCGCAACGCCGCGGTGGACATCGTCCACCCGGAGTCGGGCGAGGTGCTGGTCGGTGCGGGCGAGGACCTCGGCGACGTCGAGATCCACCAGCTCATCGCCGCCGGCGTCGAGTCGATCAAGGTGCGCACGGTCCTGACCTGCGACGCCAAGACCGGCACGTGCGCCAAGTGCTACGGCCGTTCGCTGGCCACCGGCAAGCTCGTCGACATCGGCGAGGCCGTCGGCACCATCGCGGCCCAGTCGATCGGTGAGCCCGGTACCCAGCTGACGATGCGTACCTTCCACACCGGTGGTGTGGCCGGTGACGACATCACGCACGGTCTGCCGCGCGTCGTCGAGCTCTTCGAGGCTCGTCAGCCCAAGGGCAAGGCGCCGATCACCGAGGCCGCCGGTCGCGTCACGATCGACGACTCCGACAAGGGTCGCAAGATCGTGGTCACGCCCGACGACGGTGCCGAGCCGATGGAGTACCCCGTCACGAAGCGCGCGCGCCTGCAGGTGCAGGACGGCGACTCGGTCGAGGTCGGCGACCAGCTCACGCACGGTACGCCCGATCCGCAGGAGGTCCTGCGCATCCTGGGTGTCCGCAAGGCGCAGGAGCACCTCGTGGACGAGGTCCAGGAGGTCTACCGCAGCCAGGGCGTGGCGATCCACGACAAGCACATCGAGATCATCGTGCGCCAGATGCTCCGTCGCGTGACGGTCATCGAGCAGGGTGACGCGAAGCTGATCCCCGGCGATCTCGCGGACCGCGCGATCTTCGAGGAGGAGAACCGTCGCGTCGTCGCCGAGGGTGGCACCCCCGCCTCCGGCCGTCCGGTCCTGATGGGCATCACGAAGGCCTCGCTGGCCGTCGAGTCCTGGCTGTCGGCCGCCTCCTTCCAGGAGACGACCCGCGTCCTCACCGAGGCCGCGATCCAGGGCAAGTCGGACTCGCTGCGCGGTCTGAAGGAGAACATCATCATCGGCAAGCTGATCCCGGCCGGCACCGGCCTGGAGCGGTACCGCAACATCCGGGTCGAGCCGACCGAGGAGGCGCGTCAGAACGCCTACGCGGTCACCGGCTACGACAGCTTCGACTACCAGTTCGGAGCCTCGGACGCGGCGCCGGTGGCGTTGGACGACTACGACTTCAGCTTCGACAAGTGA
- a CDS encoding acyltransferase family protein — translation MSRLDPLPVSTSAPKERVAYLDNARYWVMLLVVIGHSLTELVVMDSARGVYTWIYSFHMPFFVLISGYTARHYVGDFRQIRRIVSTLIVPYLIVETGLQLITRHYDGEPEYLMILSPQWLGWFLAALFIWRLTTPIWRALKYPITTAVLISLLAGLIEIPNVLALPKVLGLLPFYVIGLHFDRDMFLRLGRTRIRIVSVALLVGAFVACQLFAQSWADRWPTTTWLLWKARYDELDAAPLEGVAIRALLMVIALVLTLAALSLIPRGRSWTTTLGGRTFYCYLLHGFVILWLDRHYDLWARIEPYGATAVLGCIVTALIVANLLMTKPVATVFRPVFEPRLTWMFRDPSEDTDHFQGEHPDVWDRGLEPAYPSRHHRPLGHHLR, via the coding sequence ATGAGCCGCCTCGATCCGCTGCCGGTCAGCACCTCAGCGCCGAAGGAACGTGTCGCGTACCTCGACAACGCGCGGTACTGGGTCATGCTCCTGGTCGTGATCGGGCACTCGCTCACCGAGCTGGTGGTGATGGACTCCGCGCGGGGCGTCTACACGTGGATCTACTCGTTCCACATGCCGTTCTTCGTGCTGATCTCGGGCTACACCGCCCGGCACTACGTCGGCGACTTCCGCCAGATCCGCCGGATCGTCTCCACCCTGATCGTGCCGTACCTGATCGTCGAGACCGGACTGCAGCTGATCACCCGCCACTACGACGGCGAGCCCGAATACCTGATGATCCTGTCGCCGCAGTGGCTCGGCTGGTTCCTCGCGGCCCTGTTCATCTGGCGGCTCACCACGCCCATCTGGCGGGCGCTGAAGTACCCGATCACGACCGCTGTCCTGATCTCCCTGCTGGCCGGCCTGATCGAGATCCCCAACGTCCTCGCTCTGCCGAAGGTGCTGGGACTGCTGCCGTTCTACGTGATCGGCCTGCACTTCGACCGCGACATGTTCCTGCGACTCGGGCGCACCCGGATCCGCATCGTCTCGGTGGCGCTGCTGGTCGGTGCGTTCGTCGCCTGCCAGCTCTTCGCCCAGTCGTGGGCCGACCGCTGGCCCACCACGACCTGGCTGCTGTGGAAGGCGCGCTACGACGAGCTCGACGCGGCGCCGCTCGAGGGCGTCGCGATCCGCGCGCTGCTGATGGTCATCGCGCTGGTGCTGACCCTCGCGGCGCTGTCGCTCATCCCGCGGGGTCGCTCGTGGACCACGACGCTCGGCGGCCGCACCTTCTACTGCTACCTGCTGCACGGCTTCGTCATCCTGTGGCTCGATCGCCACTACGACCTGTGGGCCCGGATCGAGCCCTACGGCGCGACCGCCGTGCTCGGCTGCATCGTCACGGCGCTCATCGTGGCGAACCTGCTGATGACCAAGCCGGTGGCCACGGTGTTCCGGCCGGTCTTCGAGCCGCGACTGACCTGGATGTTCCGCGACCCCAGCGAGGACACCGACCACTTCCAGGGCGAGCACCCGGACGTGTGGGACCGCGGCCTCGAGCCGGCCTACCCGTCGCGGCACCACCGCCCGCTGGGACACCACCTCCGCTGA